A stretch of the Brassica napus cultivar Da-Ae unplaced genomic scaffold, Da-Ae ScsIHWf_2046;HRSCAF=2696, whole genome shotgun sequence genome encodes the following:
- the LOC111200986 gene encoding ribosomal RNA large subunit methyltransferase I-like: MAMVVAVGVLHNHLLSASSRIVCLSSCSRPPLSVSSGVAKVVLKKGKTQLFKDGSPMVYSGAVDRIIGKPPPQTGDVVIVADGTENPIGWGLYNSVSMFCVRLMQLQHESTRDPSCALNIEKLLQTRITQAVQLRNSLGLPSDNNTNAYRLVNSEGDRLSGLIVDVFGDIAVVASSAAWLEKYRSHVEACLRSINGINHINWRPSLDVLKEDGFDISSLKQTSSAPPLPERSMVVENGISYAISLEGQKTGFYTDQRENRRFISTISAGKRVLDLCCYSGGFALNAASGGATSVLGVDSSLPALELARENVILNRMDPEKVAFFKQDSTEFMKGALSREETWDIVILDPPKLAPRKKVLHNAAGMYRNLNSLAMRLTSSGGLLMTCSCSGAMTQSGKFLGILQSAAAMAGRKITVVREAGAASDHPLDPSYPQGQYLSNILLRVL, from the exons ATGGCAATGGTGGTGGCCGTGGGTGTGCTCCACAACCACCTCCTCTCTGCGTCTTCTCGAATAGTTTGTTTATCTTCTTGTTCTCGCCCTCCCCTCTCAGTCTCGTCAGGTGTTGCTAAGGTGGTTCTTAAAAAGGGAAAGACACAGCTCTTCAAAGACGGAAGTCCAATGGTGTACAGTGGAGCCGTGGACAGGATCATCGGAAAACCGCCTCCACAGACCGGAGATGTTGTCATTGTCGCCGATGGCACCGAGAATCCCATTGGCTGGGGGTTGTATAACTCCGTATCTATGTTCTGTGTTCGCCTTATGCAGCTCCAACACGAATCCACcag AGATCCTTCGTGTGCACTCAACATTGAGAAGCTTCTCCAAACTAGAATCACTCAAGCAGTTCAGTTGCGGAATAGTTTGGGACTCCCCTCGGATAATAATACTAATGCTTATCGTCTTGTCAACAGTGAGGGAGATAG ATTGTCTGGATTGATAGTGGATGTGTTTGGAGATATAGCTGTGGTTGCATCCTCCGCCGCTTGGCTTGAAAAATACAGGAGTCATGTGGAGGCTTGCTTGAGATCAATCAATGGTATTAATCACATTAACTGGAGACCCTCTcttgatgttctcaaagaagaTGGCTTTGATATCTCCTCTTTGAAACAAACATCATCTGCTCCTCCTCTCCCCGAGAGATCAATG GTGGTGGAAAATGGTATCTCTTACGCAATCTCTCTAGAGGGACAGAAGACAGGGTTCTACACTGATCAACGCGAAAACCGCCGCTTCATATCGACCATCTCCGCTGGCAAAAGGGTTCTTGATCTTTGCTGTTATAGTGGTGGATTCGCACTAAATGCTGCGAGCGGAGGTGCCACCAGTGTCCTCGGTGTTGATTCATCTTTGCCTGCTTTGGAGCTCGCCAGAGAGAATGTAATCCTCAACCGTATGGATCCAGAGAAGGTTGCTTTCTTCAAACAAGATTCTACAGAGTTCATGAAGGGCGCTCTGTCAAGGGAAGAGACATGGGACATCGTCATCCTAGACCCTCCTAAGCTAGCTCCAAGGAAAAAG GTTTTACATAACGCGGCAGGAATGTACAGGAATCTCAACTCGTTGGCGATGAGATTGACAAGTAGTGGAGGTTTGTTGATGACATGCTCATGTTCAGGTGCCATGACACAGAGCGGGAAGTTCTTGGGCATTCTTCAGAGCGCTGCAGCTATGGCGGGAAGGAAGATCACTGTGGTTAGGGAGGCAGGAGCTGCTTCTGATCACCCTCTCGACCCATCCTACCCTCAAGGCCAGTACCTCTCCAATATTCTGCTTCGGGTGCTCTGA